In Pleurocapsa sp. PCC 7319, the following are encoded in one genomic region:
- a CDS encoding Txe/YoeB family addiction module toxin, whose amino-acid sequence MRSLVFEGKTWQIYEELRKKDRKLHQNLCKILKEMLRGDPALGLGKPEPLKHNLSGFWSRRLSQKDRLIYKFDDRYIYIFAIGGHYEQF is encoded by the coding sequence ATGAGATCTTTAGTCTTTGAAGGAAAAACTTGGCAAATATACGAGGAGCTTAGGAAAAAAGACCGCAAACTGCATCAAAATCTCTGCAAAATTCTGAAAGAGATGCTTCGGGGAGATCCGGCGCTCGGATTAGGTAAGCCTGAGCCATTGAAACATAACTTATCCGGTTTTTGGTCAAGAAGATTATCGCAGAAAGATCGTCTTATTTATAAGTTTGACGATCGCTATATCTATATATTTGCCATTGGCGGTCATTACGAGCAATTTTAA
- a CDS encoding cytochrome P450, translating into MKLIPKLKQSPLQQKLLWVAKPDKYMDLAFKQAPDMFIADVAGADTYVYVNHPEAMRQIITSDRQKFFASGKDNQLLKPLVGENSVFLIEGDPHKKRRKLLLPPFHGERMQVYSQLICDLTRNIIGNLTPNQSFEARQISQKVSLQVILEAVFGLQDSNRAQELKQRITKLTNIFESSLASALLFFPWVQKDLGAWSPWGNFLRQQQAIDAAIYQELAFRRTQDISDRQDILSLMMSARDETGGALSDSELRDELMTLMLAGHETTASAIAWSLYWVHRYPQIKAKLEAEIASLDSAPDPMEIAKLPFLDAVCKETLRIYPIGMLTFPRVVQEPMELMGYKLEVGQILLGCIYLLHQREDVYPEPTKFKPERFLEREFSAYEFFPFGGGKRRCIGEALAQLEMKLVLATIISQFELELVSQKPETPTRRGVTLAPKTGVRMIFKGKK; encoded by the coding sequence ATGAAATTAATTCCCAAGCTAAAACAATCCCCTCTACAACAAAAATTGCTGTGGGTTGCCAAACCAGATAAATATATGGATTTAGCCTTTAAACAAGCTCCTGATATGTTTATCGCTGATGTAGCTGGTGCAGATACTTATGTCTATGTCAACCATCCTGAAGCGATGCGACAAATAATAACTAGCGATCGCCAGAAATTTTTTGCTTCTGGTAAAGATAATCAGTTGTTAAAGCCTTTGGTGGGAGAAAATTCTGTATTCTTGATTGAAGGCGATCCCCATAAAAAACGCCGTAAATTGTTGTTACCTCCTTTTCATGGTGAGAGGATGCAAGTTTATAGTCAATTGATTTGCGATCTTACCCGCAATATTATCGGTAACCTCACGCCTAATCAGTCTTTTGAAGCTCGCCAAATATCACAAAAGGTATCTTTACAGGTAATTTTAGAAGCAGTATTTGGACTACAAGACAGCAATCGTGCTCAAGAGTTGAAACAACGTATTACTAAACTGACTAATATTTTTGAATCTTCTCTCGCCTCTGCTTTACTGTTTTTCCCTTGGGTACAAAAAGATTTGGGTGCCTGGAGTCCCTGGGGAAACTTTTTGCGTCAACAACAAGCAATTGATGCAGCAATTTATCAAGAACTAGCGTTTAGAAGAACTCAGGACATCAGTGATCGTCAAGATATCTTGTCTCTGATGATGTCTGCACGAGATGAAACAGGAGGAGCTTTAAGCGATTCAGAACTACGAGATGAATTGATGACCTTAATGCTGGCGGGACACGAAACTACCGCTTCGGCGATCGCTTGGTCACTATATTGGGTTCATCGCTATCCTCAAATTAAAGCCAAATTAGAGGCCGAAATAGCTAGCTTGGATTCAGCTCCAGATCCCATGGAAATTGCTAAATTGCCTTTCTTAGACGCAGTTTGTAAAGAAACTCTGCGGATTTATCCTATTGGTATGCTAACTTTTCCTCGGGTAGTGCAAGAACCAATGGAACTGATGGGCTACAAATTAGAGGTAGGACAAATATTATTGGGTTGTATTTATCTGCTCCATCAACGAGAAGATGTCTATCCAGAACCGACTAAATTTAAGCCCGAACGTTTTTTAGAACGAGAATTTTCTGCATATGAATTTTTTCCCTTTGGTGGTGGCAAACGTCGCTGTATTGGAGAGGCATTGGCTCAACTAGAGATGAAGTTGGTTCTAGCAACAATTATCTCTCAATTTGAATTAGAGTTAGTTAGCCAAAAACCTGAAACTCCAACTCGCCGAGGTGTTACCCTTGCTCCTAAAACAGGAGTCAGGATGATTTTTAAGGGTAAAAAATAG
- a CDS encoding type II toxin-antitoxin system Phd/YefM family antitoxin, whose protein sequence is MDSISVNQFREKLKHCVERVIQEHQPLKVTRRNGEDFVVISAEDWEREQETLYVLQNPSLMQQIDESQSTHNLDRGYKPSNEELDEIFSL, encoded by the coding sequence GTGGATAGCATTAGCGTCAATCAATTTAGGGAAAAATTAAAGCACTGTGTCGAAAGAGTCATTCAAGAGCATCAGCCTTTAAAAGTCACTCGTCGTAATGGGGAAGATTTTGTGGTTATTAGCGCAGAAGACTGGGAAAGGGAACAAGAAACGCTGTATGTTTTACAAAACCCAAGCTTGATGCAGCAAATTGATGAATCCCAATCAACTCATAATTTGGATCGAGGATATAAACCAAGTAATGAAGAACTAGATGAGATCTTTAGTCTTTGA